The following coding sequences are from one Chloroflexota bacterium window:
- a CDS encoding ABC transporter substrate-binding protein, which yields MRRSRVTSAWLLVVSVVFTACAPEASPPETRGAADRSEAAAPQKTLVISNRGEPPTLAARSLITQGSSLGIPPRFFNATLDLYDVREVSHPQLAEALPALNTNTWRLFPDGTMETRYTLRPNLTWHDGAPLEPEDFVFGLLVYRTPELGSATTRPIPFMDRITVEDPRTFAIHWKAPYVDAGALSNTFQPLPRHILEEDFNLMDPVSFTGHPFWTSQYVGLGPFKLDRWEPGSFLEGSAFDNHALGRPKIDRMRILIINDPQTAMANVLAGDVHYVTNFTFSVDQGQVLEQTWAATGIGSVLYSPTQRRLGLIQMRPEYQQPRALSDVRARYAIAHGMDNQTRVDVLDGGKGQVAYTMASPGLSYYAELEKAVVKHPFNPRRAEELLAQIGWSKGSDGFFVDATGNRFTLEVASSAGGKNEQEATIYVDSLRKVGFDAVQYVTPVAQVNDNETRVLRSGLSLRGAGQEYQNYISSAIPSADNRWRGNNRPGWSNPDYDRTFARLESTFAPDERVQLMAELERLISQDRAITMNTWESVVNTVSADLQGVEVRMTPDASGPEPWVFTWEWRSSAVPARKSPA from the coding sequence ATGCGACGAAGCAGAGTGACGAGCGCCTGGCTCCTCGTGGTGTCCGTGGTCTTCACAGCCTGCGCGCCGGAGGCTTCGCCACCAGAGACTCGCGGCGCCGCTGACCGGTCAGAGGCTGCGGCGCCGCAGAAGACGTTGGTGATCTCGAACCGCGGCGAACCGCCGACCCTGGCTGCTCGCTCGCTGATCACTCAGGGAAGCTCCCTCGGGATTCCGCCCCGATTCTTCAACGCCACGCTGGACCTGTACGACGTCCGCGAGGTCAGCCACCCGCAGCTCGCCGAGGCGCTGCCCGCGTTGAATACAAACACGTGGCGCCTGTTCCCCGATGGGACGATGGAGACCCGCTATACGCTTCGGCCGAACCTCACTTGGCATGATGGCGCTCCGTTGGAGCCGGAGGATTTCGTCTTCGGCCTTTTGGTCTACCGGACACCCGAGCTTGGCTCCGCCACCACCCGCCCAATCCCGTTCATGGACCGGATCACCGTCGAAGATCCTAGAACGTTTGCGATCCACTGGAAGGCGCCGTACGTCGACGCCGGCGCCCTCTCCAATACCTTCCAGCCGCTACCCCGGCACATCCTCGAAGAGGACTTCAACCTGATGGATCCGGTCTCATTCACCGGGCATCCATTCTGGACATCGCAGTACGTTGGGCTCGGCCCATTCAAGCTCGACCGATGGGAGCCGGGCTCGTTCCTCGAAGGCTCCGCGTTCGACAACCATGCGCTCGGCCGACCCAAGATCGATCGGATGCGCATCCTGATCATCAACGATCCCCAGACCGCCATGGCAAACGTGCTGGCCGGCGACGTCCATTACGTGACGAACTTCACGTTTTCCGTGGACCAGGGACAGGTCCTCGAACAGACGTGGGCAGCCACCGGGATCGGTTCAGTCCTCTACTCGCCGACCCAGCGACGTCTCGGTCTGATCCAGATGCGGCCGGAGTATCAGCAGCCAAGGGCGCTTTCGGACGTGAGAGCCCGCTACGCGATTGCGCACGGCATGGACAATCAAACGCGGGTGGACGTGCTCGACGGCGGGAAGGGACAGGTGGCATACACCATGGCCTCTCCTGGCCTGAGCTACTATGCCGAACTCGAAAAGGCTGTGGTCAAACACCCCTTCAATCCGCGTCGCGCGGAGGAGCTTCTCGCGCAGATCGGGTGGAGCAAGGGATCGGACGGCTTTTTCGTGGACGCAACCGGCAATAGATTCACGCTCGAAGTCGCGTCTTCCGCTGGCGGAAAGAACGAGCAAGAGGCCACGATCTACGTCGATAGCCTGAGGAAGGTCGGGTTCGACGCCGTGCAGTACGTCACACCCGTTGCTCAGGTGAACGATAACGAGACACGGGTTCTTCGAAGCGGGCTCTCGCTGCGAGGGGCCGGCCAGGAATACCAGAATTACATCAGCAGCGCGATTCCCTCGGCCGACAACCGTTGGCGCGGAAACAATCGACCGGGGTGGTCGAACCCCGACTACGATCGGACCTTTGCGCGCCTGGAGAGCACGTTCGCGCCGGACGAGCGCGTCCAGTTGATGGCAGAGCTGGAGCGGCTGATCTCGCAGGATCGGGCCATCACGATGAATACCTGGGAATCGGTCGTCAACACGGTGTCCGCGGATCTTCAAGGCGTCGAGGTCCGCATGACGCCGGACGCGAGCGGTCCTGAGCCCTGGGTCTTCACCTGGGAGTGGCGAAGCTCGGCAGTCCCTGCTCGGAAGTCGCCCGCCTGA
- a CDS encoding VOC family protein, whose product MLHWAIASRGLSIPQRDPGAPKPTIPFAIHFAFAVDPKQADECIEHIRSLGIEVDGPNGHGNEGQNVSWSFEDPDGHRLEIEAHYPTVEEAVAVLERDHAKRRPDLNLYQGTDSLNELKEQLAKKSGAAG is encoded by the coding sequence GTGCTACACTGGGCAATCGCCAGCCGCGGCCTCTCGATTCCCCAGCGTGATCCCGGGGCGCCCAAGCCGACCATCCCCTTCGCGATCCATTTCGCCTTCGCCGTCGATCCCAAACAGGCAGACGAGTGCATCGAACACATTCGTTCGTTGGGCATCGAGGTCGACGGCCCGAACGGGCACGGCAACGAAGGGCAAAACGTGTCCTGGTCCTTCGAAGATCCAGACGGCCATCGGCTGGAGATCGAGGCGCACTACCCGACGGTCGAGGAGGCTGTAGCTGTCTTGGAGCGCGACCATGCGAAGCGCCGCCCAGACCTCAATCTGTACCAGGGCACCGACTCGCTGAATGAGCTGAAGGAACAGCTGGCCAAGAAGAGCGGCGCCGCAGGCTAA
- a CDS encoding ABC transporter substrate-binding protein, with product MESSDAGHSLPSRVELPHPLAPPPIIAARGGPEDLSENDFADDSPENVVSRPYWTRDYVGLGPFRLTAWEPGSTIEGSAFDGHAPGRPTIDGIEPRITTDRNVVRANLVRGEMQHASGSIG from the coding sequence ATGGAGTCCTCTGACGCCGGGCACTCTTTGCCGAGTCGAGTGGAGCTGCCGCATCCGCTCGCGCCGCCGCCTATTATCGCCGCTCGCGGAGGGCCCGAGGATCTGTCGGAGAACGACTTTGCCGACGATAGTCCCGAGAATGTCGTCTCCCGTCCGTACTGGACGCGAGATTACGTCGGACTGGGCCCGTTCCGTCTCACCGCCTGGGAGCCCGGGTCCACCATCGAAGGGAGTGCCTTCGATGGGCACGCGCCCGGCCGTCCCACGATCGACGGCATCGAACCGCGAATCACCACCGATCGGAACGTGGTACGCGCGAACCTGGTGCGCGGCGAGATGCAGCACGCCAGCGGCTCGATCGGGTGA
- a CDS encoding GNAT family N-acetyltransferase, which translates to MPEAAEAHGQTNSVLKDGLHPGILVRPATVEDLPRLTQLLFQLSQMGEQPETGPREAAAVEPALRAVMADDRSSCIVIEAADQVHGTLTFYILPNLSFGGQPIAMIENVVVDEESRGRGFGRLLMEHAEREIREAGCVEILLASNKRRLVAHRFYEGLGYQATHEGFTKFL; encoded by the coding sequence GTGCCAGAGGCGGCGGAGGCTCATGGACAGACGAATTCCGTGCTGAAGGATGGACTCCACCCGGGGATCCTCGTCCGACCCGCAACCGTCGAGGATCTACCGCGGCTAACTCAGCTGCTGTTCCAACTGTCGCAAATGGGCGAGCAACCCGAGACGGGTCCGCGGGAGGCAGCCGCGGTGGAGCCAGCCCTCCGTGCGGTCATGGCGGATGATCGGTCGAGCTGCATCGTGATCGAGGCCGCGGATCAGGTTCACGGGACACTCACCTTCTATATCCTGCCCAATTTGTCCTTTGGCGGCCAGCCCATCGCAATGATCGAAAACGTTGTCGTGGACGAAGAGAGTCGAGGGCGTGGATTCGGACGGCTTCTTATGGAGCATGCTGAACGCGAGATTCGGGAAGCAGGGTGTGTCGAGATCCTACTCGCCAGCAACAAGCGACGACTCGTCGCGCACCGATTCTACGAAGGCCTGGGGTACCAGGCCACCCACGAGGGGTTCACGAAGTTTCTTTAG
- a CDS encoding NAD(P)-binding domain-containing protein produces MQDCEVGVLGVGRMGGGIAARYLRAGLPTGVYDVDPARMREMGRIDAELAESPADLARHCSLISVVVRGDDLEAACSGPNGLFPGLQPGSVLALHTSTPPAAIRRLATEIEARGARVLEAAMTGGVGGAATGNLTLMCAGDPGLLEECWPRLRHIAKRRMFLGPLGAAGICKAIQDVLFGIYHHTTNEMVQLATAAGVDPDRLFEVMIAKGSVADRWTDLWARDGRELVGAETVTNPRSAIGGFATWLWALADELGVDVTTSRDTVARSMAVFQQQLQGLSEQGRGYTAAG; encoded by the coding sequence ATGCAGGACTGCGAGGTCGGAGTCCTCGGCGTGGGCCGAATGGGCGGAGGCATCGCCGCGCGCTACCTGCGGGCCGGGCTTCCGACCGGCGTGTATGACGTCGACCCAGCGCGTATGCGCGAGATGGGTAGGATCGATGCCGAGCTTGCTGAATCCCCGGCGGACCTGGCCCGGCACTGCTCGTTGATCTCGGTCGTGGTCCGGGGCGACGACCTGGAAGCCGCGTGTTCTGGCCCCAACGGGCTCTTTCCTGGTCTTCAACCTGGAAGCGTACTTGCGCTGCATACCAGCACGCCCCCGGCCGCGATACGCCGCCTGGCCACGGAGATCGAAGCGCGGGGCGCTCGCGTCCTCGAGGCGGCGATGACCGGCGGGGTCGGGGGCGCCGCGACCGGGAACCTAACGCTCATGTGCGCCGGGGACCCGGGCCTGTTGGAGGAATGCTGGCCGCGCCTGCGTCACATTGCGAAGCGCCGCATGTTCCTGGGCCCGCTGGGCGCCGCCGGGATCTGCAAGGCCATCCAGGACGTGCTCTTTGGGATCTACCACCACACGACCAACGAGATGGTCCAGCTTGCCACCGCGGCGGGCGTGGACCCCGACCGACTGTTCGAAGTGATGATCGCGAAGGGGTCCGTGGCTGATCGCTGGACCGACTTGTGGGCGCGGGACGGCCGCGAGCTGGTCGGCGCCGAGACCGTGACCAATCCGCGGTCGGCCATCGGCGGCTTTGCCACCTGGCTCTGGGCTCTTGCCGATGAGCTGGGGGTGGATGTCACCACCAGTCGCGACACCGTCGCCCGATCCATGGCGGTCTTCCAGCAGCAGCTCCAAGGCTTGTCTGAGCAGGGAAGGGGATACACCGCGGCTGGTTGA